Proteins encoded within one genomic window of Streptomyces kaniharaensis:
- a CDS encoding ABC transporter permease, protein MGSYVLRRVLQMIPVFFGTTLLIFLMVYTLPGDPVSALFGQKAADPAVVASIKHKYYLDQPIWKQYLHYMGNLFQGDFGTSFTGRPVSDIMADAFPVTIRLALLAFAFEIVFGLCLGLLSGLRRGSVRDTLVLLLTLLVISIPVFVLAYIAQTIFATNLGWVTPTVQDSTDLSQLILPAIVLGSLSLAFVARLTRTSIGENLRADYMRTAVAKGLPRRTIISRHLLRNSLIPVVTFLGTDLGALMGGAIVTEGIFNVQGVGNVLYRAINQKEGPTVVGIVTVLVIVYLVASLLVDLLYAVLDPRIRYA, encoded by the coding sequence ATGGGCAGTTACGTCCTGCGGCGGGTGCTGCAGATGATCCCGGTGTTCTTCGGCACCACGCTGCTGATCTTCCTGATGGTCTACACACTGCCCGGCGACCCGGTGTCGGCGCTGTTCGGCCAGAAGGCCGCCGACCCGGCCGTGGTGGCCAGCATCAAGCACAAGTACTACCTCGACCAGCCGATCTGGAAGCAGTACCTGCACTACATGGGGAACCTCTTCCAGGGGGACTTCGGGACCAGCTTCACCGGGCGCCCGGTCAGCGACATCATGGCGGACGCCTTCCCCGTCACCATCCGGCTGGCGCTGCTGGCCTTCGCGTTCGAGATCGTCTTCGGTCTCTGCCTGGGCCTGCTCTCGGGTCTGCGGCGCGGCAGCGTCCGGGACACCCTGGTGCTCCTCCTCACCCTGCTGGTGATCTCGATCCCGGTCTTCGTGCTGGCCTACATCGCCCAGACGATCTTCGCCACGAACCTGGGCTGGGTGACACCGACGGTCCAGGACTCCACCGACCTCTCCCAGCTGATCCTGCCCGCGATCGTGCTCGGCTCGCTCTCGCTCGCGTTCGTCGCCCGGCTCACCCGCACCTCCATCGGCGAGAACCTGCGGGCCGACTACATGCGCACGGCGGTCGCCAAGGGCCTGCCGCGACGGACCATCATCTCCCGCCACCTGCTGCGCAACTCGCTGATCCCGGTGGTCACCTTCCTCGGCACCGACCTCGGCGCGCTGATGGGCGGTGCGATCGTCACCGAGGGCATCTTCAACGTGCAGGGCGTCGGCAACGTGCTGTACCGGGCGATCAACCAGAAGGAGGGGCCGACGGTGGTTGGCATCGTGACCGTCCTGGTGATCGTCTACCTGGTCGCCAGCCTCCTCGTCGACCTGCTCTACGCGGTCCTGGACCCGAGGATCCGCTATGCCTGA
- a CDS encoding ABC transporter permease: MAVEQETLVETDVIKREDARSLWGDAWQDLRRRPIFLISAVLILLLILMAIFPWAFTDADPRKADLVHDYLKRPDWSDVFGAGWFGYDAQGRSIYARVVYGARASITVGIFVTASVTVLGGLTGMIAGYFGGGVDAVLSRIIDIFFGIPLLLGALVLLNAFHTRTVWSVVIALAVLGWTQIARVMRGAVLTVKQSDYVVAGRALGAGTGRLMFRHILPNAIAPVIVVATIALGGYIATEATLSFLGIGLQDPTISWGIDISSAQKVIRTAPYVLFFPAAALSITVLAFIMLGDAVRDALDPKLR; the protein is encoded by the coding sequence ATGGCGGTCGAGCAGGAGACGCTGGTCGAGACCGACGTGATCAAGCGGGAGGACGCCCGCAGCCTCTGGGGCGACGCCTGGCAGGACCTCAGGCGGCGTCCGATCTTCCTGATCTCGGCGGTGCTGATCCTGCTGCTGATCCTGATGGCGATCTTCCCGTGGGCGTTCACCGACGCCGACCCGCGCAAGGCCGACCTGGTGCACGACTACCTCAAACGGCCGGACTGGAGCGACGTCTTCGGGGCCGGCTGGTTCGGCTACGACGCGCAGGGCCGGTCGATCTACGCCCGGGTGGTGTACGGCGCCCGCGCCTCGATCACCGTCGGCATCTTCGTGACCGCGTCGGTCACCGTGCTCGGCGGGCTGACCGGCATGATCGCCGGGTACTTCGGCGGCGGCGTGGACGCGGTGCTCTCCCGGATCATCGACATCTTCTTCGGCATCCCGCTGCTGCTCGGCGCGCTGGTGCTGCTGAACGCCTTCCACACCCGCACGGTCTGGAGCGTGGTCATCGCGCTCGCCGTCCTGGGCTGGACCCAGATCGCCCGCGTCATGCGCGGCGCGGTGCTGACCGTCAAGCAGTCCGACTACGTGGTGGCCGGACGGGCGCTCGGGGCCGGGACCGGACGGCTGATGTTCCGGCACATCCTGCCGAACGCGATCGCCCCGGTGATCGTGGTCGCCACCATCGCGCTCGGCGGCTACATCGCGACCGAGGCCACGCTGAGCTTCCTCGGCATCGGCCTGCAGGACCCGACGATCTCCTGGGGCATCGACATCTCCTCGGCCCAGAAGGTGATCCGGACGGCGCCGTACGTGCTGTTCTTCCCGGCCGCGGCGCTGTCCATCACCGTGCTGGCCTTCATCATGCTGGGCGACGCCGTGCGCGACGCCCTCGACCCGAAGCTTCGCTGA
- a CDS encoding peptide ABC transporter substrate-binding protein: MRLTKTMRLTATAACAALAISACSTGGDGKKASDQASGGSGKTGGSISIESGEPQNGLVPQNTAESEGSQVEYALFAGLVDYDPKTSAPRLSVAESIETPDSKVWTIKLKDGYTFHNGEKVTAQSFVDAWNWGADQTNAAQALPFFDKIEGSEELAPGKDKTPTAKQLKGLKVVDDKTFTVTLKDPFSQFKTMLGYNAFYPLPKAFFNDPKAFGDNPIGNGPFQMDGPWQHNSQIKVKRYDKFPGKKAKLDSVTFKIYDKLETSYNDLRADNIQITNKLPISAMSTVSQEFGDRYIYKPESGVGYIGFPIATNPAFAKPELRKAISMAIDREAITKTIFSGTRKPADDFISPIIPGYRQGALGEAAKYNPAKAKELYAQSGGLPGNKLEIGYNADGGHKEWIEAVGNQLKNNLGLDVTFKPFEKFGKILDALGKKEYSGAFRMAWQMDYPSIEDYLRPIFSKIAIENGSNYGGYVNEDFESLLAKADSAKTEEEGLKLYQQADDVLIKDLPYIPVYTYMTSGAYTKGVKNVVIDSQNRIDLAGVELA, translated from the coding sequence ATGAGGCTCACCAAGACGATGCGCCTGACCGCGACGGCCGCGTGTGCGGCACTGGCGATCTCCGCGTGCAGCACCGGTGGCGACGGCAAGAAGGCCTCGGACCAGGCGAGCGGCGGGAGCGGAAAGACGGGCGGCTCGATCAGCATCGAGTCGGGTGAGCCGCAGAACGGCCTGGTGCCGCAGAACACCGCGGAGTCCGAGGGCTCCCAGGTGGAGTACGCGCTCTTCGCCGGCCTGGTCGACTACGATCCCAAGACCAGCGCGCCGCGGCTGAGCGTCGCCGAGTCGATCGAGACCCCGGACTCCAAGGTCTGGACGATCAAGCTCAAGGACGGCTACACCTTCCACAACGGCGAGAAGGTCACCGCGCAGTCCTTCGTCGACGCCTGGAACTGGGGCGCCGACCAGACCAACGCGGCGCAGGCCCTGCCGTTCTTCGACAAGATCGAGGGCTCCGAGGAGCTGGCCCCGGGCAAGGACAAGACGCCCACCGCCAAGCAGCTCAAGGGCCTCAAGGTGGTCGACGACAAGACCTTCACCGTCACCCTCAAGGACCCGTTCTCGCAGTTCAAGACCATGCTCGGGTACAACGCCTTCTACCCGCTCCCGAAGGCGTTCTTCAACGACCCGAAGGCATTCGGTGACAACCCGATCGGCAACGGGCCGTTCCAGATGGACGGCCCCTGGCAGCACAACAGCCAGATCAAGGTCAAGCGCTACGACAAGTTCCCGGGCAAAAAGGCCAAGCTCGATTCGGTCACCTTCAAGATTTACGACAAGCTGGAAACCTCGTACAACGACCTTCGCGCGGACAACATCCAGATCACCAACAAGCTGCCGATCTCGGCGATGTCGACGGTCTCCCAGGAGTTCGGTGACCGGTACATCTACAAGCCGGAATCCGGGGTCGGTTACATCGGCTTCCCGATCGCCACCAACCCGGCGTTCGCGAAGCCCGAGCTGCGCAAGGCGATCTCGATGGCGATCGACCGCGAGGCGATCACCAAGACCATCTTCTCCGGCACCCGCAAGCCGGCCGACGACTTCATCAGCCCGATCATTCCGGGCTACCGGCAGGGCGCCCTCGGCGAGGCCGCCAAGTACAACCCGGCGAAGGCGAAGGAGCTGTACGCCCAGTCCGGCGGCCTGCCCGGCAACAAGCTGGAGATCGGCTACAACGCGGACGGCGGCCACAAGGAGTGGATCGAGGCCGTCGGCAACCAGCTGAAGAACAACCTCGGCCTCGACGTCACCTTCAAGCCCTTCGAGAAGTTCGGCAAGATCCTCGACGCGCTCGGCAAGAAGGAGTACTCCGGCGCCTTCCGCATGGCCTGGCAGATGGACTACCCGTCCATCGAGGACTACCTCCGCCCGATCTTCTCGAAGATCGCCATCGAGAACGGCTCCAACTACGGCGGCTACGTCAACGAGGACTTCGAGTCGCTGCTCGCCAAGGCCGACAGCGCGAAGACGGAGGAGGAGGGCCTGAAGCTGTACCAGCAGGCCGACGACGTCCTGATCAAGGACCTGCCGTACATCCCCGTGTACACCTACATGACCTCCGGGGCGTACACCAAGGGCGTCAAGAACGTGGTCATCGACTCCCAGAACCGGATCGACCTGGCCGGAGTCGAGCTCGCCTAA
- a CDS encoding peptide ABC transporter substrate-binding protein: MPVAARARWVLAAATSVVLVATGCSSGGGGSSSSDTSKTFSYQSSEPQNPLQPANSNETGGGRIIENLFKGLVDYDPSTAKLRNQVADKIDTSDSQTFTVTLKDGWKFHDGTPVHAKNFVDAWNWGATTSNNQINSSWFSDIEGYKDVHPASGQPVTDKMSGLTVTDDLHFTIKLTNKVSYFEYKLGYIAFSPLPDAFFKDPAGFGQKPVGNGPYQFVSWSHNQEVVTKTFPDYQGVDKPKNGGVIFKMYNTSEAAYADLQSNNLDVMDQVPPSALATYKNDLGDRAVDAPQGGIQNIGFTLYQADWSSPDKAKVRQGLSMAIDRDTITKTVLQGSRKPASAWVAEGVEGYKAGACGDFCNFDPAKAKALITEGGGVPGNKVTITYNADGGHKEWVDAVCNSIRQSTGVDCTGDPKPDFKTARTLISQHQLNGIFRTGWVQDYPLNANFLADIYRTGAASNDTGYSNPQFDQLSKQADEAASVEATVTGYQQAEAVLPSGMPAIPLWYYRTNSGYSTKVQNVKFDSFGNPAWTQVEVKG, encoded by the coding sequence ATGCCCGTAGCCGCCCGTGCTCGCTGGGTCCTCGCCGCTGCGACGTCCGTGGTCCTGGTGGCCACCGGGTGCAGCAGCGGCGGCGGCGGCAGCAGCTCGTCGGACACCAGCAAGACCTTCAGCTACCAGAGCAGTGAGCCGCAGAACCCGTTGCAGCCGGCGAACTCCAACGAGACCGGTGGCGGTCGCATCATCGAGAACCTGTTCAAGGGACTGGTCGACTACGACCCGAGCACCGCCAAGCTCCGGAACCAGGTCGCTGACAAGATCGACACCAGTGACTCGCAGACCTTCACCGTCACGCTCAAGGACGGCTGGAAGTTCCACGACGGCACCCCGGTGCACGCGAAGAACTTCGTGGACGCCTGGAACTGGGGTGCGACCACCAGCAACAACCAGATCAACAGCTCCTGGTTCTCGGACATCGAGGGCTACAAGGACGTCCATCCGGCCAGCGGCCAGCCGGTGACGGACAAGATGTCCGGCCTGACCGTCACCGACGACCTGCACTTCACCATCAAGCTGACCAACAAGGTCTCGTACTTCGAGTACAAGCTCGGCTACATCGCCTTCTCACCGCTGCCGGACGCGTTCTTCAAGGACCCGGCCGGGTTCGGGCAGAAGCCCGTGGGCAACGGGCCGTACCAGTTCGTCAGTTGGTCGCACAACCAGGAAGTGGTCACCAAGACCTTCCCGGACTACCAGGGCGTGGACAAGCCGAAGAACGGCGGCGTCATCTTCAAGATGTACAACACGTCCGAGGCCGCCTACGCCGACCTGCAGTCCAATAACCTGGACGTGATGGACCAGGTGCCGCCGTCCGCGCTGGCCACCTACAAGAACGACCTCGGCGACCGGGCCGTCGACGCCCCGCAGGGCGGCATCCAGAACATCGGGTTCACGCTCTACCAGGCCGACTGGTCCTCGCCCGACAAGGCCAAGGTCCGCCAGGGCCTGTCGATGGCGATCGACCGCGACACCATCACCAAGACGGTGCTCCAGGGCTCGCGCAAGCCGGCCAGCGCGTGGGTGGCCGAGGGCGTCGAGGGCTACAAGGCGGGCGCCTGCGGGGACTTCTGCAACTTCGACCCCGCCAAGGCCAAGGCGCTGATCACCGAGGGCGGCGGCGTCCCCGGCAACAAGGTGACCATCACCTACAACGCGGACGGCGGCCACAAGGAGTGGGTCGACGCGGTCTGCAACTCGATCCGGCAGAGCACCGGCGTCGACTGTACCGGCGACCCGAAGCCCGACTTCAAGACCGCCCGTACGCTGATCAGCCAGCACCAGCTCAACGGTATCTTCCGTACCGGCTGGGTGCAGGACTACCCGCTGAACGCCAACTTCCTCGCCGACATCTACCGCACCGGTGCCGCCTCCAACGACACCGGGTACAGCAACCCCCAGTTCGACCAGCTCTCCAAGCAGGCCGACGAGGCCGCCAGCGTCGAGGCCACGGTCACCGGCTACCAGCAGGCCGAGGCGGTGCTGCCGAGCGGCATGCCGGCCATCCCGCTCTGGTACTACCGCACCAACTCGGGCTACTCGACCAAGGTGCAGAACGTGAAGTTCGACTCCTTCGGCAACCCGGCTTGGACGCAGGTCGAGGTCAAGGGCTGA
- a CDS encoding ABC transporter permease, giving the protein MSEPTKTLDGKAAVALGKGRKDAKDRVASLWTDAWYDLRRNPLFIIGGLLVLFMVALAIAPQLFTDQDPNSPGFCELSSSLKRPDADHWFGFDVQGCDIYTRTVWGARNSIIVGILTTSLVVLVGGTLGLLAGWLAGLWDSLLSRVTEIFFAIPLLLGGMLIMSTWQKGNAWTVSAVMAVLGWPQIYRLMRSAVISNKHNDYVVAARALGAGTGRMVTRHILPNAVAPVIVVSTINLGVYIGAEAALSYLGIGIQSPAISWGLMISDAQSRFLNAPHVLLFPAVVLSITVLAFIMLGDAVRDALDPKLR; this is encoded by the coding sequence ATGAGTGAGCCGACGAAGACGCTGGACGGCAAGGCCGCGGTCGCCCTCGGCAAGGGCCGCAAGGACGCCAAGGACCGGGTGGCCAGCCTCTGGACGGACGCCTGGTACGACCTGCGGCGCAATCCGCTGTTCATCATCGGCGGGCTGCTGGTGCTGTTCATGGTGGCGCTGGCGATCGCCCCGCAGCTGTTCACCGACCAGGACCCGAACTCGCCCGGGTTCTGCGAACTCTCCTCCTCGCTGAAGCGCCCCGACGCGGACCACTGGTTCGGCTTCGACGTCCAGGGCTGCGACATCTACACCCGGACGGTCTGGGGCGCCCGCAACTCGATCATCGTCGGCATCCTGACCACCTCGCTGGTGGTCCTGGTCGGCGGCACGCTCGGCCTGCTGGCCGGCTGGCTGGCCGGCCTCTGGGACAGCCTGCTCTCCCGGGTGACCGAGATCTTCTTCGCCATCCCGCTGCTGCTCGGCGGCATGCTCATCATGTCGACCTGGCAGAAGGGCAACGCCTGGACGGTCTCGGCGGTGATGGCGGTGCTCGGCTGGCCGCAGATCTACCGGCTGATGCGCTCGGCGGTGATCTCCAACAAGCACAACGACTACGTGGTCGCGGCCCGCGCGCTCGGGGCCGGCACCGGGCGGATGGTCACCCGGCACATCCTGCCGAACGCGGTGGCGCCCGTGATCGTGGTCTCCACCATCAACCTCGGCGTGTACATCGGCGCCGAGGCCGCGCTGTCCTACCTGGGCATCGGCATCCAGTCCCCGGCGATCTCCTGGGGCCTGATGATCAGCGACGCCCAGTCCCGCTTCCTGAACGCCCCGCACGTGCTGCTCTTCCCGGCCGTCGTGCTGAGCATCACCGTGCTGGCGTTCATCATGCTCGGCGACGCGGTGCGCGACGCCCTCGACCCCAAGCTGCGCTGA
- a CDS encoding ABC transporter ATP-binding protein — protein MAEPILEVKDLVKHYPLTQGILFKKQVGAVKAVDGISFDLMKGETLGIVGESGCGKSTLAKVLMNLERATSGQVLFKGEDISKLTGQALKAVRRNIQMVFQDPYTSLNPRMTVGDIIGEPFEIHPEVAPKGDRRKAVQDLLDVVGLNPEYINRYPHQFSGGQRQRIGIARGLALKPEIIICDEPVSALDVSVQAQVINLLEQLQGEFGLSYMFIAHDLSIVRHISDRVGVMYLGKMVEIGSDEEIYDNATHPYTQALLSAVPVPDPTARETRERIILTGDIPSPANPPSGCRFRTRCWKAEERCSTEVPLLAVPSVLKGAAAHQSACHFAEVRETAAV, from the coding sequence ATGGCTGAGCCCATCCTGGAGGTCAAGGACCTGGTCAAGCACTACCCGCTGACCCAGGGCATCCTGTTCAAGAAGCAGGTCGGCGCGGTCAAGGCGGTCGACGGCATCTCCTTCGACCTGATGAAGGGCGAGACGCTCGGCATCGTCGGTGAGTCCGGCTGTGGCAAGTCCACGCTGGCCAAGGTGCTGATGAACCTGGAGCGGGCCACCTCCGGCCAGGTGCTGTTCAAGGGCGAGGACATCTCCAAGCTGACCGGCCAGGCCCTCAAGGCCGTTCGCCGGAACATCCAGATGGTGTTCCAGGACCCGTACACCTCGCTGAACCCGCGCATGACGGTCGGCGACATCATCGGCGAGCCGTTCGAGATCCACCCCGAGGTGGCTCCGAAGGGCGACCGCCGCAAGGCCGTTCAGGACCTGCTGGACGTCGTCGGCCTGAACCCGGAGTACATCAACCGGTACCCGCACCAGTTCTCCGGCGGCCAGCGCCAGCGCATCGGCATCGCCCGCGGTCTCGCGCTCAAGCCCGAGATCATCATCTGCGACGAGCCGGTCTCCGCCCTGGACGTGTCCGTCCAGGCGCAGGTGATCAACCTGCTGGAGCAGCTGCAGGGCGAGTTCGGGCTCTCCTACATGTTCATCGCCCACGACCTCTCCATCGTCCGGCACATCTCCGACCGCGTCGGCGTGATGTACCTCGGCAAGATGGTCGAGATCGGTTCGGACGAGGAGATCTACGACAACGCCACGCACCCGTACACCCAGGCGCTGCTGTCCGCGGTGCCGGTGCCGGACCCGACGGCGCGCGAGACCCGCGAGCGGATCATCCTGACCGGCGACATCCCCTCGCCGGCCAACCCGCCGTCCGGCTGCCGCTTCCGCACCCGCTGCTGGAAGGCGGAGGAGCGCTGTTCCACCGAGGTCCCGCTGCTGGCGGTGCCGTCGGTGCTGAAGGGCGCGGCCGCGCACCAGTCGGCCTGCCACTTCGCCGAGGTCCGGGAGACGGCTGCCGTCTGA
- a CDS encoding ABC transporter ATP-binding protein: MTADGQTPDEAGTPGEAVPEEIAFTQEVPRVEPILEVRDLVKYFPLTTGVVLKKQVGAVKAVDGVSFDLMQGETLGIVGESGCGKSTLAKVLMNLEPATGGSVRYKGEEISRLSGAALKAVRRNIQMVFQDPYTSLNPRMTVGDIIGEPYEIHPEVSPKGNRRKAVQDLLDVVGLNPEYINRYPHQFSGGQRQRIGIARGLALKPEVIICDEPVSALDVSVQAQVVNLLDQLQGEFNLSYMFIAHDLSIVRHISDRVGVMYLGKVVEIGTDAEIYDHATHPYTQALLSAVPVPDPTARESRDRIVLTGDVPSPANPPSGCRFRTRCWKAQQRCVVEVPLLVAPPWLDGPARHASACHFAAERENDQGGQNGQNGQGGPVAG; the protein is encoded by the coding sequence ATGACCGCTGACGGGCAGACGCCCGACGAGGCCGGTACGCCGGGGGAGGCGGTACCGGAGGAGATCGCCTTCACCCAGGAGGTGCCGCGCGTCGAGCCGATCCTCGAAGTCCGGGACCTCGTCAAGTACTTCCCGCTCACCACGGGCGTCGTGCTCAAGAAGCAGGTCGGCGCCGTGAAGGCGGTCGACGGGGTCAGCTTCGACCTGATGCAGGGCGAGACGCTGGGCATCGTCGGCGAGTCTGGGTGCGGGAAGTCCACGCTGGCCAAGGTGCTGATGAACCTGGAGCCGGCCACGGGGGGATCGGTCCGGTACAAGGGCGAGGAGATCTCCAGGCTGTCGGGGGCGGCGCTGAAGGCGGTGCGCCGGAACATCCAGATGGTGTTCCAGGACCCGTACACCTCGCTGAACCCGCGCATGACGGTCGGCGACATCATCGGCGAGCCGTACGAGATCCACCCGGAGGTGTCGCCGAAGGGCAACCGCCGCAAGGCCGTTCAGGATCTGCTGGACGTGGTCGGGCTCAACCCCGAGTACATCAACCGGTATCCGCACCAGTTCTCCGGCGGTCAGCGTCAACGCATCGGCATCGCAAGGGGGTTGGCGCTCAAGCCGGAGGTCATCATCTGTGACGAGCCGGTGTCGGCGCTCGACGTGTCGGTGCAGGCGCAGGTGGTCAACCTGCTGGATCAGCTCCAGGGCGAGTTCAACCTGTCGTACATGTTCATCGCCCACGACCTCTCGATCGTCCGGCACATCTCGGACCGGGTCGGCGTGATGTACCTCGGCAAGGTGGTCGAGATCGGCACCGACGCGGAGATCTACGACCACGCCACGCACCCGTACACCCAGGCGCTGCTTTCGGCCGTGCCGGTGCCGGACCCGACGGCGCGGGAGTCGCGGGACCGGATCGTGCTCACCGGGGACGTGCCCTCGCCGGCGAACCCGCCGTCCGGCTGCCGGTTCCGGACCCGGTGCTGGAAGGCGCAGCAGAGGTGCGTGGTGGAGGTCCCGCTGCTGGTGGCGCCGCCGTGGCTGGACGGGCCGGCGCGGCACGCGTCGGCGTGCCACTTCGCCGCGGAGCGCGAGAACGATCAGGGCGGGCAGAACGGGCAGAACGGGCAGGGTGGCCCGGTGGCCGGGTAA
- a CDS encoding ABC transporter permease: MGRYVVRRVIQAIPVILGATFLIYALVFLLPGDPIQALAGEKRADPTVVAMLHDRYHLDDPFFVQYWHYLIGLFQGDFGEDYRGHAVVDVMTRAFPYTINLALMALGVEMVIGVVAGVVAALRRGRFIDNLVLISTLMVISIPTFVIGFVLQLLLGVKLNTDYGIDFFPVSFNEDAGFRAYLLPAYVLASTSLAYIARLTRTSLIEVMRADYVRTAVAKGLSPLRVVVRHGLRNALIPIVTFLGMDLGSLMGGAVITEGIFNIPGIGHQLFQSVYLRERTIVVGVVSALVLVYLFTNLVVDLLYAVLDPRIRYE, encoded by the coding sequence ATGGGCCGCTATGTGGTCCGTCGGGTCATCCAGGCCATACCTGTGATCCTCGGCGCGACGTTCCTGATCTACGCACTGGTCTTCCTGCTGCCCGGTGATCCCATCCAAGCGCTGGCCGGTGAGAAACGCGCGGACCCCACGGTCGTGGCGATGCTGCACGACCGGTACCACCTGGACGATCCCTTCTTCGTCCAGTACTGGCACTACCTGATCGGCCTGTTCCAGGGCGACTTCGGCGAGGACTACCGCGGCCACGCCGTCGTGGACGTGATGACGCGGGCGTTCCCGTACACCATCAACCTGGCGCTGATGGCGCTGGGCGTCGAGATGGTGATCGGCGTGGTGGCCGGCGTGGTCGCCGCCCTGCGGCGCGGCCGGTTCATCGACAACCTGGTGCTGATCTCGACCCTGATGGTCATCTCGATCCCGACCTTCGTGATCGGCTTCGTGCTCCAACTGCTGCTCGGGGTGAAGCTCAACACCGACTACGGCATCGACTTCTTCCCGGTCTCGTTCAACGAGGACGCCGGCTTCCGGGCCTACCTGCTGCCGGCCTACGTGCTGGCGTCCACCTCGCTCGCCTACATCGCCCGCCTCACCCGGACCAGCCTGATCGAGGTGATGCGGGCCGACTACGTCCGCACGGCGGTGGCCAAGGGCCTGAGCCCGCTGCGGGTGGTGGTCCGCCACGGGCTGCGGAACGCGCTGATCCCGATCGTCACCTTCCTCGGCATGGACCTGGGTTCGCTGATGGGCGGAGCCGTGATCACCGAGGGCATCTTCAACATCCCGGGGATCGGGCACCAGCTGTTCCAGTCCGTGTACCTGCGCGAACGCACCATCGTGGTGGGCGTCGTGAGCGCCCTGGTGCTGGTGTACCTGTTCACCAACCTGGTGGTCGATCTGCTCTACGCCGTTCTTGACCCGAGGATCCGCTATGAGTGA
- a CDS encoding ABC transporter ATP-binding protein → MTTAADTTRPAREAPYEGPLLDVRDLHVEFVTRDGVARAVNGVDYSVRAGETLAVLGESGSGKSVTAQAIMGILDMPPARIPRGEIRFRGQDMLKMGKEERRRIRGGKIAMIFQDALSSLNPVLSVGFQLGEMFRAHQGASRQEAKEKAVELMDRVRIPAAKERVNDYPHQFSGGMRQRIMIAMALALEPDLIIADEPTTALDVTVQAQVMDLLAELQAEYHMGLILITHDLGVVADVADKIAVMYAGRIVETAPVHELYARPAHPYTRGLLDSIPRLDQKGRELYAIKGLPPSLLRIPKGCAFNPRCPRAQDICRVEVPELFQVTEEDGTALPGRGSACFFWKETLHDR, encoded by the coding sequence ATGACCACAGCCGCGGACACCACCAGGCCCGCGCGGGAGGCGCCGTACGAGGGGCCGCTGCTCGACGTGCGTGACCTGCACGTCGAGTTCGTCACCCGGGACGGCGTGGCCCGGGCGGTCAACGGGGTCGACTACAGCGTCCGGGCCGGGGAGACGCTGGCGGTGCTGGGCGAGTCCGGGTCGGGCAAGTCGGTGACCGCGCAGGCGATCATGGGCATCCTGGACATGCCGCCGGCCCGCATCCCGCGCGGCGAGATCCGTTTCCGCGGCCAGGACATGCTGAAGATGGGCAAGGAGGAGCGGCGGCGGATCCGCGGCGGGAAGATCGCGATGATCTTCCAGGACGCGCTCTCCTCGCTCAACCCGGTGCTCAGCGTGGGCTTCCAGCTCGGCGAGATGTTCCGGGCCCACCAGGGCGCGTCCCGCCAGGAGGCCAAGGAGAAGGCCGTCGAGCTGATGGACCGGGTGCGCATCCCGGCCGCCAAGGAGCGGGTGAACGACTACCCGCACCAGTTCTCGGGCGGCATGCGCCAGCGCATCATGATCGCGATGGCGCTGGCCCTGGAACCGGACCTGATCATCGCGGACGAGCCGACCACCGCGCTGGACGTGACCGTCCAGGCCCAGGTGATGGACCTGCTGGCCGAGTTGCAGGCCGAGTACCACATGGGGCTGATCCTGATCACCCACGACCTCGGCGTCGTCGCCGACGTCGCGGACAAGATCGCCGTGATGTACGCCGGTCGCATCGTCGAGACGGCGCCGGTGCACGAGCTGTACGCGCGGCCCGCCCACCCGTACACCCGCGGCCTGCTGGACTCGATCCCGCGGCTGGACCAGAAGGGCCGGGAGCTCTACGCGATCAAGGGCCTGCCGCCGAGCCTGCTGCGGATCCCCAAGGGCTGCGCCTTCAACCCGCGTTGCCCGCGGGCGCAGGACATCTGCCGGGTCGAGGTGCCGGAGCTGTTCCAGGTGACCGAGGAGGACGGCACCGCCCTGCCCGGGCGGGGCAGCGCCTGCTTCTTCTGGAAGGAGACCCTCCATGACCGCTGA